In Moorena sp. SIOASIH, the sequence TACCGAGAGAGTACATCTCTCCTGCTGAACAGGGGATGAAGGAAGCCTGTGAATCAGGGATTCTAGCAGGCTATCCAGTGATCGACGTGAAAGTTACCCTAGTAGATGGGTCTTATCACGACGTAGACTCTTCAGAAATGGCATTTAAGATTGCTGGTTCTATGGCCATGCGGAATGCTGTGATGAAGGCTGCGCCAGTACTCCTAGAGCCTATGATGAAAGTTGAGGTGGAAGTGCCGGAAGACTTCCTAGGGGATGTCATGGGTGACCTCAACTCCCGCCGTGGTCAAATTGAAGGTATGGGTTCTGAAGACGGCATTGCCAAAGTCACTGCTAAAGTTCCATTAGCAGAGATGTTTGGTTATGCTACGGATATCCGGTCTAAGACCCAAGGTCGGGGTATCTTCTCTATGGAGTTTAAGACCTACGATGAAGTACCTCGCAATGTGGCAGAAGCCATCATTGCTAAGAATCAAGGGAACGCATAACAAAAAAAAGGAACATGTAATTCATGGCACGCGCAAAGTTTGAAAGGAATAAACCCCACGTCAACATTGGCACGATTGGTCACGTAGACCACGGCAAAACTACCCTAACTGCTGCGATTACTATGACATTGGCGGCTCAAGGGAAGGCACAAGCGAAGAACTACGAGGAAATTGATGCAGCTCCCGAGGAAAAAGCACGGGGGATTACCATCAATACTGCTCATGTGGAGTACGAAACCGAAAATCGCCACTATGCCCACGTGGATTGCCCAGGCCACGCTGACTATGTGAAAAATATGATCACGGGTGCGGCGCAAATGGATGGGGCAATTCTAGTGGTTTCTGCCGCTGACGGTGCCATGCCACAAACTAAAGAACATATTCTTCTGGCTCGGCAGGTGGGAGTGCCTAACATCGTGGTTTTCTTAAATAAGAAAGACCAAGTAGACGATGAAGAACTCCTAGAGCTAGTAGAACTCGAAATTCGGGAACTGTTGAGCGAATATGACTTTGACGGGGACAATATCCCGATTGTGGCTGGGTCAGCCTTAATGGCTGTAAACGCCCTGACCGACAATCCAAACATTGCCAAAGGTGACAATGAGTGGACTGATGTGGTGCTAGCACTGATGGAGAATGTAGACTCATACATTCCCACACCAGAGCGGGATGTGGATAAGCCATTCCTGATGGCAGTGGAAGATGTCTTCTCCATCACTGGTCGGGGAACTGTTGCCACCGGTCGAATCGAGCGGGGTAAAGTTAAAGTTGGTGAGACGGTAGAAATTATCGGGCTTAAAGATACCCGTAGCACCACGGTAACTGGTGTGGAAATGTTCCAGAAGACCCTAGACGAAGGGATGGCTGGAGACAATGTTGGGCTACTGCTGCGGGGTATCCAAAAAGAGAACATTGAGCGGGGTATGGTACTTGCCAAGCCCGGTTCAATCACCCCTCACACCAAGTTTGAATCTGAGGTATACGTCCTGAAGAAAGAAGAAGGTGGACGTCATACTCCCTTCTTCTCCGGTTATCGCCCTCAGTTCTATGTACGAACCACTGATGTGACCGGCACTATTGATGCCTTTACTGCTGACGATGGTTCTACAGCTGAGATGGTGATGCCAGGCGATCGCATCAAAATGACAGTGAGCCTGATTAACGCCATTGCGATTGAACAAGGAATGCGTTTTGCTATCCGTGAAGGTGGTCGCACCATCGGCTCAGGTGTGGTCAGCAAGATTCTCGAATAGCAGTACTCTACTATAGAGTAGGAGCAGGGAAGTTCTAGCTTCTCTGCTCTTTATTCATGTTTATTTACGCTAAGAAAAGAACCTAGAAAATTAAAAAAATGGCAACTATTCAACAGCAGAAAATTCGGATTCGACTAAAAGCCTTTGATCGACGCTTGCTGGACACCTCCTGTGAGAAGATTGTAGATACAGCAAACCGCACAAATGCTACAGCTATTGGCCCAATTCCCTTACCCACTCGACGTCGTATTTACTGTGTTTTGCGATCGCCTCACGTTGATAAAGATTCTCGGGAACACTTTGAAACACGTACTCACCAACGGATTATTGATATTTATCAGCCTTCTTCAAAGACTATTGATGCTCTGATGAAATTGGATTTGCCTGCTGGAGTTGATATTGAAGTTAAACTTTAAGGATTGAAAGTCCAGGTAATCATTGATAAGTCCAGATAATCATTGATAAAAGAATATGCTTGATCGCCTTTGGTTGTCAGTCAACCAGGGCGGCATCAGCCACCAGTGGTTTCTGATGATGTCGAGAACAAGAACCCTGGCGAAGGACACCACCGCATTAAGGCACCAGTGCTTGCAGACCAGGAGATTCTGTATGAAGTCCGCAGCGGCACCTTGATAGATGCTATCCGCTACAGCTGTGGAGCTAATCATATTATCAACAGGGCGTTGGGTCAGTCTTTGAATGAATAGGAGTAGAGTGGCCATCCTGCCCGCCCCACAAGATCTCGAACAGGCAAGATGCCTATTCCACCTCACTCTTAAAATCATTCCATTATTAAGCAACGCCATAAACAGCGCCCTAGTCTACACCGGAGCAATGCACAAGTACACAAATGCTGTTCCCCACTGCAGATTGGTAATCTTTGACGGCAAATTTGTATAAATTTTCCGAAATCATACAGTTGTCAATTGTATCTTTATGAAGTATGCCTCATAAATTTCATAAAGAGTGCGATCAAAAGAATCTTGATTTTAGCAGCCAATCCCACAGATATAGCGCTACGCACAAGTCAGAAAGGTTCGAAGTCAGAAGTCAAAAGTAAGCTATGACTAAGTTTCGGAGTTTAGGAATGTCCGAAGCTTAATGCGTAGTGCTATACATCCCAAGACTTTGTATTCTTCTCTGTAAGTAGAAATACTGAAGCATTCGATACGACTGTTAGTACATTACCTGAAGTTTTGACAGGTGCCAGTGCCACCAAAGCACATACCTGTCTATCCCTCATTCATGCTGTAATTCAGCAACGGCCACATTTTTTCATATAAAGAAGAATAACATTATGGACTATTCCAATCAAAATCTTCAAGGGCGGTCTTTTAAAGATAAAAACCTTGAGTCTTATAAATTTATTAATGCCAATCTCAGAGGTGCAGATTTCACTGGTGCCAATCTCGCAGGTGCGGATTTCACTGGTGCTCAACTTCAAAATACAAACTTCACGGATGCTAAAGCAGGGATTCCAAAACATTGGAGAGCTATGTTGTTAATAGCCTCATGGCTGATGTTAGGAATATCAGTGAATATTACTGGATTGACTAGTTTATTGCTCGTAAATTTTATTACTGATACTGATAATATTGAAAACAAATTTACGATTATTATTTCAGTATTTTTTTTGTATATAGCCTTATATATTATCGCTTTTTCGCTGGATTTATTAATCGGTTTGGCAATCTTTGTATTTCCCGGAGCCCTAGGCATGCTCGTTGGTATAACCGTAACCTTGATTCACCTCTACATCGAAACAAGTTTTGGAGGAGGAAGAATCATTTACCCAGGCATTATATTTCTCATTATCTATTGTGCAGCCGGAGGTGTTACCTTCGGTGGAATGATTGTCGAAGCCATTGTGCTTGCCATGAACAAAGCAGTCCTTCCTGACAATAACAATGGCGTTATCGTTGGCATATTTGGAATTGTAGCTACTATCGTTATCGTTACCACCAAAGTTACTATTCCTGTTGGAGAGCTTGGCTTTAACATCAAAGGAGCAGAACCCGGAGCCAGAGCCCTTATCTTTGCTAACATTATTATGTTAACTGTAACGCTGCTTGGTGCTTATATTGGATGGCGTGCTTTGAAAGGAGATCAAAAAAACCGTTGGATACGCTCATGTGCTATCGCCTTTGCCAGCATCAGAGGTACCAGTTTTCGAGGGGCTAACTTAACCAATGCGAATTTTACTGGAACTACTCTTAAAAGTACAGATTTTAGAGAAGCTATTCTAACTCGTACCAACTTTAATAAAACCAAAAAACTCGACCTAGCTCGTGCCGGAACCACTTATATCCAAAATTCACAAGTACGGCAATTACTAATTACTGGTGAAGGACAAAATAAAAATTTTGATCGTTTAGATTTACGGTACGTTAATTTACAGGGAGCAAAACTAGAAAATGCCAGTTTTATCGATGCAGATTTCTACCAAGCCAATCTACAGGGAGCTAATTTATCCAGAGCTATCTTAGTAAGAACTAATTTTGAAAGAGCAGATTTAAGAGGTGCTAAGTTAACTGGAAGTTGTATCCAAGATTGGGTTATTACCGGAAGTACCAAACTTGATGGAATTGCTTGTGATTACGTTTATTTAAAATGGGTTAACGGAGATAAGCGTGACCAAATGCCACCTAGGGGTAAATTTATAGAAGGTGGCTTTGTAAATTTTGTTAGGTACATGCTAGACACTGTTGAACTTTATCACGAGAAAGATATTAATCCTAGATTAGCCCTAACTGTTTTGAAAAAAATGTCGAGAGACTATGATCAACCTTTCGATATTGTAGCTCTTGGAAAAAAAGGAGAAAGGGTTTTTATTCAAGTTAAAGTTTCTGAAAATCTTATTCGATTTCAGGAAAATCGGGAAAACTTTAAAAACGATTACTATGAAAGGTACGATAGAGGTTTAAAATTGTGGTCAGGGAATATCCATCATTTACCCCCTAGTGTAAATAGTTTTATTGAAAAACGAATTAGCGAAGTTGCTTCAGAAAAAACAGATGAGTTTGCTTTTATTGATGCTACATATGTAGCAGGTGATTACACTGAAAATTATCAAGGAGATACAACTATGACTGGCGATCGCCATATTTATCAAAATGAAAATAGTGGAATTCTTCAAAACATGAGTGGTGGAACAATGTACTGTGGAATGCAAGCTTCCCAGGAGAATGTAGTTTCATCCCAACAGCAACAAAGCCTCACTGAAGCTGCAGAAGAAATTCAAGCATTACTCAAACAGTTAGAAAAGTCTTATTCCACCGAGGCAACTACGGGGAAAATGGCATTAGCTACTGAAGTGATACAGCGCATAGATAGCAATCCCACTTTGACCGCTAAAATACTCAGTGCTTTACAAGTAGGAAGTGTTAAAGCTTTAGAGCAATCCCTCAATCATCCCGCAGCTAGTTTTGTAATTGGCGCATTGGAAGATTGGCAGAAAACCTAAGTATTCAGGGCAAACGCATCTAAATTCCAAAACCCTGATCCAGTAAGGATTTCATCAATTCATTAAAAACAGGACTCGATTGCTGAAATCCTCACCCCGCCTGCCTTCCAAAAATATAGCACTACGCATTAAGCTTAGGACATTGATAAAAGCTGAAAAGCTGTTTAGTAAGCTTTTGCCTTTTGCCTTTTGCCTCTTGCCTGGCGCGTAGCGCTATAAAATGCGTTTGCCCCGCTTAAGTATTGGACTTTGGAAAAAAGCTGTGTTTACTAAATTGAAAACATCTAGACTGATAAAAGGTGTGATTGCTGCAACAATATTGTTATTTGTAAGTATATCTCAAGATACTTTGGTTCAGTCAAATGGTGGATATTCAGATGCTCCGAGCATTGACTATAAAAATCCCAACTGGATGAGTGGAGTATCAGGAACTCTTCGTCTGAGTGAGTTGTCCTTACCTGGAACACATGATTCATTGTCATTTCACGGTGGACCATGGGTACAGACTCAATCTATACCTCTCAAGACTCAATTGGAATCCGGAGTTCGGGTTTTTGATATTCGTGCTCGTCATATTGAAAATATTTTTACCATCCATCACGGCCCTGTTTATCAAAAGACAGATTTTGGTCGAGTGATGGTATCTATGACTGAATTTTTGGAGAATAATCCGAGTGAAGCAATCTAATACGTGTGAAGCAAGAATATAAAGCTAAGAACACCACACGCTCTTTTGAAGATACATTTGAGTGGTATGAGAAAAAGTATCAGAATTATATCTGGAAGCCAACGAGCCAGAATCCTACATTAAACGAGGTCAGAGGAAAGATTGTGATTCTTCAGGATTTTGCTACCACTTCACCTTTTAAATTTGGGTTGCACTACAGAAAATTTGATATACAAGATAATTGGTCATTGGATTGTTTCAAGACCCCTAGTCAAAATTTATATAAAAAATGGACTAATATAAAAAATCATATTAAAAAGGCTAAAAATGGAGATATAAATCTTATTTATATTAACTACTTGAGTGCCGTAGGAGGTGGACCTTGCATTACCTTAATCACTCCTTCCTATGTTGCCAAAAGAACAAATGAACAAACACTTGCATATATTCGGAATGGAAAGATAAATTTTACCGGGATTATCATGGCGGACTTTCCTGGAGCGGATTTAATTAATCAAATAATCAAATTAAATAGGCATCGAGGGGAGATGCCTATTTAAGTGCCGTTGCTGAATCTTCGAATGAAATCCTACTTCTATTCATTACTTGATTCAGCAACGCCCAACAGCAAGGCATCTAAATTTAGATTTCAGCGAAAGGGTCCTCTTGTACCATTTCTGTTAATATCTTGACCCCTACATGGACCAGCCCAACATCCTAGTGGTACAGGACCATTGTAATGAATAATCCCACCATTATAAGTTTGCACTACTCCCAAACCTCGCTCTTTAGGAACATATTTATCTAATAATGAGTAAATCTGTTCTGCTATATTATCTTGTATTGGTGGGATATCTTGGGTATAAAAAATTTGTTGAATCAAAGGGTCTAAATCAGAATTAATTTTTCTAAGGACACGCCTCGCTGTAACGGTATTCTGAATTATAATAGGACGGATATATTTGTCTATGTTTCCCTCATAAATTATAAAGGGGGTTTTGGCATATTTATCTTTTTTACCTTCGGCTACACAAGTAGGGTTAGACCAACGGCAACATGCATGATTATTGGGCTGAATTACTTCCTTGAAAGAACTCTCGCTTAATGGAAGCTGAACTGCTGTAATCGTAGTAGTCTTTGAATAGTTATAAACACAATAGGCAGAAACGGGTTTTGATATCAGGATTTCACCAACAATTAGACTAGTGAAAGTAATTGTTAATGTCGAAATTTTGAGCAACAGCTTTTTCATTAGTATTTTGACACCTCCAAGGTGCTCATAGATATTGACTAAGATTGTTTACCCAATAAAGCACTTGATATCGACTTGATATTGTCCAGTATCCTTAAAATTATCCGTTGCAGTATCCCAAAAAATTATGTCACGAATACCTGGAATACTGACCAGGTTTACTGTCAATATTTTCATCAATTTCAAGTTTATTATCATCATCATAATATACTAAAGACCATTGCGGAATGACAGTTAATATTTAACTATTTTCCTGCCATTTAGCTGCTTTACTGGTTTAACTGTATCAGTGTTTCTTGGTACAGCTTTATATTACAACTGTGGGGTCAGTTTAACAGTACCCTTATGGGTACTTTATAAATCACCATTTAAAACTCGTAATGATGTCATATTTGTGTAATAATTCAGCTGGGTTAGAGGGAGCAAAGCGGTTTCATTTTTGAGCTAATCAATATACTAATAAAACTCGAAATTTGGGCTGATAGTCTCAAAAATTAATTAGGTATAATACCCTGGTTGACTCAAAAAAGTTCACATAGCCCCGCAGGAATCGGTGTAGTGGCGCGCTACCCTACCAGGGCAAACCTATCTAAATTCTAGAAGCCTTGCTGCATCAAGACAAAAATTTCAGGCATTGCTGATTCTGGGTATGATTGTGCCCTGCTAGCCCCCCAATTTTTCGGTGCGACCCGAACGCGCCCCGCGTCGGCTTTGCCGATAGGCGCGACCCAAGGCCGGGTTTACTCGCCATTGGAAAGCGCACCACCGGGTCAAACAGCTTTAATGAGATGCACCCAACCGGGATTGATGATCGTGATATTTTTGGCATTATGGAAGTAGCTCCTATTTAGGTGGGAGAAAAACCGCGCTGGTTGTGATTAATGGCTATGGCCAGCGCGGTTATTAGTATCGGTCTTCACTTTCTATAGTATAGATAATCCCTCGAAAAAATGCAAGGGTTAATTAAATTAATTTACATTTATTTACAAATATAAAAATTGGTATTTTTTAGGCTCAATTATCTGTAATTTTACAGTATTTTTTAATTGGCTAATCTTTTTAGTAAGCAGGTAACCGGGAAGAGGTAATATAAAAAAATCAGTTTATATGATATAAAAGCTAAGCTTGTTTCCATTAAAATTGGATATTAATCAGTTATAAAAAACGTCAAACCCTATCTCCACACGACTGCATCAAGACACTGACATGCACCCGATGGCAATGGAGAAAGGTTATAACAAACAAATTGCTGAATAAGGCGTAATCCAGCTTAATTATTTTCTACAAAATTCATTAAAGACTTTATGGGGAGCAAGGATTAAACAGGTCGTTTGGCTTACCAGCCATTACCCATCTCAATTACACTGAAGCCGTCTTCAGTCAACATTTCGGCAAACCGCTGTATAGATGCAGATGGCCAGATGGGGAAATGAAATTGATGTGTAGCCGTAATTTCCAGAATTGGTATAACCAGCATCGTAATATTTCTTTACCAAAAATGATTATTATTAACAATAAAAAGAATCATTATCACAATATACTGTTACCTGGGAGGTTCAGCCAACTAAGTGTGAACCTCTGATAACTATTTTGTTCATTAGGGATATAAAGGAAAAGCCAATGTCACTTAACATTACTCCAGAGCTGTTGAAGCAAGCACAGGAGGGTGAGGTTAATCAAGAAGCTTTTATTGACAGCATCAGGCAATCGTTACCTTATGCCTTTGGAGTTGTGGAAGACCTGGCCAAGCAATTGGCACAGGGTGAAGCGCAATGGGTAGAGCATTCGGTACCACCACCAACTGAGCAAGATCGAGCCCAGCTATTGCGGATGATAGGTGGGGATGCGATTCGTGGTGCAGTCGAACGTTATTTCGGGATCAAGTTAGCCTTTCAAAACTGCCACAAAACCGCTATATTTCGTCCAGAAGCCTTAGAATCACCTGCTTATCAAGACTTTATTTCTATTAGGAGTCAAATTCTGAACCAGACACCAGAACTGATCGATTGCTAAAACTGAGCTAGAGGCTCTAGCTACTAGAGCCTTCCTAGCCTTTCCACTCTGATTCAGGAATATCTGCACTCACAAATATATTCCTCAGTGTTCCAATCGGTAAGTCTCGTCCTTTGTGATACGGAACAATAACTTGAAGGTTTTGTTGAGAGTTGCGCCACTTCCGATGGCTACCCTTCTGGCTAATCAGATCGAAACCGTACCGAGCAAGGATGGCCTCAACTTGTCTAGCATTCATTCGGCGAATCCGATCGCCCATTAGATACTAACCTCGCAAGTCACAGAACCTTCCGGCAGCTCAAGGGGGGCAGGTTCAAGGTAGAGCTCAATAGCCTCACGCATATTTTCTATTGCTTCTACTTTAGTTTCACCACAGGAAGTACAACCAGGAAGTTCGGGACACCAAGCTGCCCAGTCTCCGTTATCTAGATCAGGCTCAAGAATGACTCTCCATTTCATCAGACTTCTCTCTAAACTCAGTATTAAAATTGGTAAGCACTAAGCATTCAGCAAATAAGCTGAATGCTTAATACTGATCGCTGAGAGCTAAACTAGAATAGAAGATTAAATAATCTAATTGGTAATTCAATTAGGTTGAAAATACCGCTAGCAGGTCTCGCAATCCTTTCAACATTGTCCGCAGTTTTTGCGACACCATCGCGTTTAACAATAATCACATCATTAGGCTGCAAGGTCGGATTAGTTTCCTCGTTAACTGGAGCCGTAAAATCGATTTCAATGTCTCTTTTTTCAACTGTGCCATTGCGATTCAGACGAACTAATTCGACAGAACCCTTTTCAGCACGAACGTCATCAAATCCCCCAGCTGCAAGCAAGGCTTCATTCAGAGGAGAATTGGGCTTGACTTGGACATTACCAGGTCGTTGAACTTGACCAACCACATTGACGGGGATGGCAGCAGCAGAAAGGTTGGAATCTGCTAATGCCAATGCTACCTCTGGAGCAATTTCGTCAGCTTTGGTGACAAGAATTGTATCTCCCTCCTTTAAGAGGATATCCTGAGTTAGGTCACCCTGTCGCAACAATTGCCAAAAATCCAAGGCAATTTCTTGTTGTGTACCCCCTTGGGTCAAACGTCGCACTTTAACCTGGCGAACATTAGCGTCTTGGGTAATGCCTCCAGCGATCGCGATCGCTTGAGTTACAGTTGGTGGTGCATTGGTGCTACGGATATCAGCACTACCGATGTTAATGTTATTATTACCCAGAGTTTCTCCCTTGACCACATAAGCTCCTGGGTTAACCACTTCCCCTACCACAGCCACTTGAATCGGACGGCTGGCATTAGCTGCAAAACTGGCATTGGACAATAGACGGGTTTGCTCTGGGTTGATAGCAGTAGTAGTTCGG encodes:
- the tuf gene encoding elongation factor Tu, producing the protein MARAKFERNKPHVNIGTIGHVDHGKTTLTAAITMTLAAQGKAQAKNYEEIDAAPEEKARGITINTAHVEYETENRHYAHVDCPGHADYVKNMITGAAQMDGAILVVSAADGAMPQTKEHILLARQVGVPNIVVFLNKKDQVDDEELLELVELEIRELLSEYDFDGDNIPIVAGSALMAVNALTDNPNIAKGDNEWTDVVLALMENVDSYIPTPERDVDKPFLMAVEDVFSITGRGTVATGRIERGKVKVGETVEIIGLKDTRSTTVTGVEMFQKTLDEGMAGDNVGLLLRGIQKENIERGMVLAKPGSITPHTKFESEVYVLKKEEGGRHTPFFSGYRPQFYVRTTDVTGTIDAFTADDGSTAEMVMPGDRIKMTVSLINAIAIEQGMRFAIREGGRTIGSGVVSKILE
- the rpsJ gene encoding 30S ribosomal protein S10, with amino-acid sequence MQQQKIRIRLKAFDRRLLDTSCEKIVDTANRTNATAIGPIPLPTRRRIYCVLRSPHVDKDSREHFETRTHQRIIDIYQPSSKTIDALMKLDLPAGVDIEVKL
- a CDS encoding pentapeptide repeat-containing protein, translating into MDYSNQNLQGRSFKDKNLESYKFINANLRGADFTGANLAGADFTGAQLQNTNFTDAKAGIPKHWRAMLLIASWLMLGISVNITGLTSLLLVNFITDTDNIENKFTIIISVFFLYIALYIIAFSLDLLIGLAIFVFPGALGMLVGITVTLIHLYIETSFGGGRIIYPGIIFLIIYCAAGGVTFGGMIVEAIVLAMNKAVLPDNNNGVIVGIFGIVATIVIVTTKVTIPVGELGFNIKGAEPGARALIFANIIMLTVTLLGAYIGWRALKGDQKNRWIRSCAIAFASIRGTSFRGANLTNANFTGTTLKSTDFREAILTRTNFNKTKKLDLARAGTTYIQNSQVRQLLITGEGQNKNFDRLDLRYVNLQGAKLENASFIDADFYQANLQGANLSRAILVRTNFERADLRGAKLTGSCIQDWVITGSTKLDGIACDYVYLKWVNGDKRDQMPPRGKFIEGGFVNFVRYMLDTVELYHEKDINPRLALTVLKKMSRDYDQPFDIVALGKKGERVFIQVKVSENLIRFQENRENFKNDYYERYDRGLKLWSGNIHHLPPSVNSFIEKRISEVASEKTDEFAFIDATYVAGDYTENYQGDTTMTGDRHIYQNENSGILQNMSGGTMYCGMQASQENVVSSQQQQSLTEAAEEIQALLKQLEKSYSTEATTGKMALATEVIQRIDSNPTLTAKILSALQVGSVKALEQSLNHPAASFVIGALEDWQKT
- a CDS encoding SCO5389 family protein translates to MSLNITPELLKQAQEGEVNQEAFIDSIRQSLPYAFGVVEDLAKQLAQGEAQWVEHSVPPPTEQDRAQLLRMIGGDAIRGAVERYFGIKLAFQNCHKTAIFRPEALESPAYQDFISIRSQILNQTPELIDC
- a CDS encoding type II toxin-antitoxin system HicA family toxin yields the protein MGDRIRRMNARQVEAILARYGFDLISQKGSHRKWRNSQQNLQVIVPYHKGRDLPIGTLRNIFVSADIPESEWKG
- a CDS encoding type II toxin-antitoxin system HicB family antitoxin, producing MKWRVILEPDLDNGDWAAWCPELPGCTSCGETKVEAIENMREAIELYLEPAPLELPEGSVTCEVSI
- a CDS encoding SLBB domain-containing protein — its product is MINTVNLGKKRPQEILSEIAKNHSIIPQLTRPVVGVSLLVVSAITLPKPTLAQIPSIKVPASTSPSQVPAPPSPSEAPAPPSIADFIKVNQSNTVSAATPPVRNSLPPDRAYTLDAGDVLTLNIFDVDEYSGQYQVLVNGSLNLPLIGSVFVRGKTLDQASELVTSAFSVYIKRPVVSLSLVKPRPLKISVAGEVSRPGAYTMGLNEGQQFPSLTQAINLAGGATLTADVKQVELRRLEGSGQRNTYYINLQQLINRSDIRQDVTLRDGDEILLRTTTAINPEQTRLLSNASFAANASRPIQVAVVGEVVNPGAYVVKGETLGNNNINIGSADIRSTNAPPTVTQAIAIAGGITQDANVRQVKVRRLTQGGTQQEIALDFWQLLRQGDLTQDILLKEGDTILVTKADEIAPEVALALADSNLSAAAIPVNVVGQVQRPGNVQVKPNSPLNEALLAAGGFDDVRAEKGSVELVRLNRNGTVEKRDIEIDFTAPVNEETNPTLQPNDVIIVKRDGVAKTADNVERIARPASGIFNLIELPIRLFNLLF